In Halobacterium noricense, the genomic stretch TCGACAAGGCCGACCTGCTCGACCTGTCGGCCTCCGAGCTGACGGTGCTGGTCGGCGGCATGCGCGCGCTCGGCGCGACGTACGGCGACGCCGACCGCGGCGTCTTCACGGACGACCCGGGCACGCTCACGAACGACTTCTTCGTGAACCTGCTCGACATGGACTACGAGTGGGCGGCCGTCGACGAAGACGAAGAACTCTTCGAGGTCCGCGACCGCGAGAGCGGCGACGTCGAGTGGGAGGCCACTCGCTTCGACCTCATCTTCGGGTCGAACGCCCGCCTCCGCGCCATCGCCGACGTCTACGGCGCGGACGACGCCGACGAGAAGTTCGTCGAGGACTTCGTGGACGCCTGGAGCAAGGTCATGAAGCTCGACCGCTTCGACCTCGAATAGCCCGGCTCCGCCCACTGCTCTGCGATTCTTTCTTTCGCGCTCGCTCCGCCAGCCTTGCGGCCGTCAGTCGACGCGCGCTTCCACGTAGTCCACGGCGTCCGCTGGCGTGTCGACGTCCTCGACGTGTGGTGCGTCGGGCGCACCGAGCCCCGCAATCGGCCGGTCGTAGATTGAACTGAAGCCGATTTCCGAGAGCGTGCCGCCCGCGCCGTCGACCGCGATGACCGCATCGCCGTTCATAACGACAAGCGCGTTCCGCGCGTGTCCCATGCTCGTCGCGATGGCCGTCTCGACGTACTCGTTGGCTGCATCGCGGTCCTCACCCGGGAGGATGCCGATTGTGTGGCCACCGGCTTCCCTCGCGCCGCGGCAGGCCGCGCGCATCACGCCACCGAGCCCGCCGCAAACGACGGTGTGCCCGCGCTCCGCGAGCAGCCGACCGACTTCGCGGGCGTTCTCGACGGCTTCGTCCGGTGGCGCGCTCGCGCCGATGACACTGACGCGCATCAGTACTCGGTGAAGCCGTCGGTGTCGAGGTAGTTGTGTGCGACCGTGATCGTGTGGTCGGCGTGCAGGATTTCGGGGCCGACGCGGACGCGCTGGTCGCTGCGGTCCGCGAGGAAGACGGCTTCCTCTTCGGTGAAGTCCTCGTGGTCCGAGAGCACGAAAATCGGGTCCTCGGGCGGTTCGACGGCCGCGAGCGCGTCGCCGTCCTCGTGGAGTTCCACGACGGTGCCGTCGAGGTCGTCCAACACCGTCCGGAACCCGCGCTTGGAGACGTGGATGCCGGGCGTCGACTCGGCCTCGCGGTGGCCGATGGCGCGGTCTTTCGCTTCCAGCGCTTGCTTGAGCAGGCCGGCGATGTTGCGCTCGTCGGGATTCATGTACCGCAGCTCACTGCCGTCGATGCGGACGGTGACCTCGTCGGCGAGCACGAGGTGCACCTGGACGGCCGTCCGGATGTCGTGCGAGAGGAACAGCGCGGCGTTGACGCACCGGCAGAGCACGTCCAGACGCCCCGCGCCGCCCGCGAGGTCGTCCAACGAGAAGTCGGGGTCGGTCGGCGCGTGGTGGCCGAGAACGACGAACTGGCGCATACCGACCCATCGCAGCCACGCGATTTACTCCTATCGACCGACCACAGCGCAGCCGATTGAACAGTCGCCCCCTGGTGGATTGAAAGGGCGAGGGCGTCTGCGGGAACCCCGACGACGTAAGCACCGCAGGGAGCAAAGCGACTGAGGAGCGCAGCGAGTCGCGGGACCGCAGACGCCCGAGGGCTTTCAGAAGGAAACAGAGCGAACAGCGGCAAAGACGAGACAACGAACGGTGAAGAGACGAGACGAAGCGGCGAATCACAGGCTAGAGACCGAAGAGTACGTACCAGCGGCCCCCGACACAACACCCATGACAGTCTTGGAGGACGCGCGACGGGTGCTGGCGGAGGACCCGATCTGCGACGCGTGCGTGGGTCGGTGTTTCGCGGAGCGGAGTTTCGGGTTGACGAACGCCGAGCGCGGGCGGGCGCTTCGGACGACTATCGCGCTGGCGGACGACGAGCCGTACGAGGGCGTCGACCCCTCCGAGTGCTGGGTGTGTGAGGGCGCGTCGGGGCGTTTCGACGAGTTCGCGGACCTCGTCGTGGACGCGCTCGCGGGCCAGAACTTCGACACGTACCAGGTGGGGACGCAAGCGCCGCCGCTCGTGGAGGAGAACGAGACGATGCTGCGGGACATCGCGGACTTAGCGGAGGACGCCGGTGAACTGTTCAAGTCCGAGTGCAACCGCGAGGTCGGCAAGCGCGTCGGCCGGGAGACGGGCGCGGACGTGGACTTCGAGCGCCCGGACGTGCTCGCGGTGCTGGACGTCGAACACGAGACGGTGAGCGTGACGGTGAACTCGGCGTTCGTCTACGGCCGGTACCGCAAGCTCGAACGCGGGATTCCGCAGACGAAGTGGCCCTGTAGCGACTGCAACGGAACGGGGACGCTCGTGGACTCGCCGTGTCCACACTGCGAGGGGACCGGCTTCCTCTACCCGGAGAGCGTCGAGCAGTTGACCGCGCCACCCGTAATCGACGCGATGGACGGCGAGTCGGCGTCGTTCCACGGCGCGGGCCGCGAGGACATCGACGCGCTGATGCTCGGGACGGGGCGGCCGTTCGTCGTCGAGGTACAGGAGCCACAGGAGCGCCACCCGGACCCCGAGGAACTGGAGGAGGCCATCAACGAGTACGCCGACGAGAAGGTCGAAGTCGAGGGGATTCGGCTGGCGTCCTACGAGATGGTGGCGCGCGTGAAGGAGCTGGACGCACGGAAGCGCTACCGGGCGCAAGTGGAGTTCGGCGAGCCGGTCACGGAAGAGGGGTTCGAGGCCGCACTCCTGGAGCTGGACGGCGCGACCATCCAGCAGGAGACGCCCCAGCGCGTGAAACACCGGCGCGCGGAGAAGGTCCGCGAGCGCGAGGTCTACGACATCGAGGGCGAACGAACCGACGACACGCACGCCGTCGTCGAAGTGGAGGGCGAGGGCGGGCTCTACATCAAGGAACTCGTCTCCAGCGACGAGGGCCGCACGGAGCCGAGTCTCGCGGGCGTGCTCGGCGTCGACGCGGAGGTGACGGCGCTAGACGTCGTGACCGTCGAGGGCGAGCGCGACGAGTTCGAGGACGAGGAGTTCTTCCGGGAATGAGCGAGCGGTTCGGCGTGGACGAGGCCGGCAAAGGCCCCGTCCTCGGGTCGATGTTCGCGGCGGCGGTCGTCGGCTCCACCGAGAACCTTCCGGCGGGCGTCGCGGACTCGAAGCGGCTCTCGCCCGCGCGCCGCGAGGACCTAGACGAGCGAATCCGCGAGCGTTGCGAGGTCGGCGTCGCCGAGATTCCCGTCGAGCGCATCGACGACCCCGAGACGGACATGAACACGCTCACCGTGGACGCGCAGGCGAGCGCGCTCGACGCGGTCGCGGCGGACGGCCTCGCGGGCTACGTGGACGCGGGGGACGTAGACGAGGCACGGTTCGGCCGGCGGGTCGCCGAGGGCGCGGCGGCCGACGTGGACGTGACCGCCGAGCACGGCGCGGACGACGAGTACGCGCTCGTGGCGGCGGCGAGCATCGTCGCGAAAGTCGCCCGCGACAGCCACGTCGAGGACATCGCTTCGGAGTACGGTGACGTGGGCTCGGGCTATCCGAGCGACCCGACGACGCGAGATTTTTTGCGGGAGTACGTCCGCGAGCACGACGCGCTGCCGGCGTGTGCCCGGGAGTCCTGGCAGACCAGCAGGGACGCGCTCGCGGCCGCCGAGCAGTCCGGGCTCGAGGAGTTCTAGTCGTTCTCGGGCGTGGGGACGTCGCTCTGCTTGGGATCGATACCGCGGCGGTTTGCGTCGAGTTCCGAGAGCCCGTAGACGAGCGCGACCAACAGGCCGACGCCAATCGGGAGCAGCAGCCACGGCGTGACGCGCGTGTACCCCCAGACGACGAGCAGGAGCGCGGAGACGGCCACGACAGTAACTGCGTAGTACAGTTGCGTGCGTACGTGGTCGATGAGGTCCGCGCCCGTGAACGTCGCCGACAGCACCGTAGTGTCGGAGATGGGCGAGGCGTGGTCGCCGAAGATGGCACCCGAGAAGACGACGCCGACGGCGGCCGCGACCATCGTGTGGCTGCCCGCGAGGTTCCACGCGACTGGCACCGCGATGGGCGTGACGATGCTCATCGTCCCCCACGAACTCCCCGTGGAGAACGCGACGAACGCCGCGGTGAACAGCACGATTACGGGGAGTAGCTCCGGCGACAGGAACTGCTCGACGGCGTTCGCGACGTAGGTTCCGGTGCCCAGCGCGTCGACGACGTTCCCGATGGACCACGCGAGCACGAGAATCGTCACCGCCGTCAGCATGATTCCGAACCCGTCGATGGTGGTGTCGACGCTCTCCCCCAGCGAGAGCACGCCGTACGCGAACCCGAGGACGTACGTGGAGACGACCATCGCGAACGACCCGAAGATGAGCGCGAGCGCGTAGTCGGCGTCCACGACCATGTCGTAGAGGCTGGCGTCCGGCGCGTACCCCGTGTACAGCGCGGAGCCGACGGTGACGAGGATGAGCACCGCGATGGGCGCGAAGAAGGAGAGCAGTTTCGGGTTCTCCGTCTTGGGTTCGCCGAGCGTGGCTTCGACGTCCTGCATCGGGCGGGCGTCCTCGCGGGTGACGTTGCCCGTGGTGGAGGCGCGGTGTTCGGCACCGAGCATCTCCCCGTAGTCCCGGCAGGAGAGCACGACGATGGCGACCATCGCGATGGCGAGAATCGCGTACATGTTGAACGGAATCGACTGCAGGAACACCGCGAAGGCGTCGGGGCGGTCGGCGGCTGCGACGCCCGCCGTCTGGTAGCCCGTCTCTATCATCGAGAGCTGGAACGCCACCCACGAGGAGATGGTGAGGGTGGCGACCGGCGCGGCCGTCGAGTCCACGATGTAGGAGAGTTTCTCGCGGGAGACGCCGAGGAAGTCGGAGACGTCTTTCATCGTGGAGCCGACGACGGCGGTGTTCGCGTAGTCGTCGAAAAAGAGGAGCAGCCCCAGCAGCCACGCAACGACGCCCGCGGTGCGCTTGCTGTCGATGTGGTCGAGCGCCCAGTCGCGGACGGCGTGGGAGCCGCCGAGCCGCCAAATCATCGCGACCGCCGAGCCCAACAGCAGCGTGAAGATGATGATTTGGGCGTGGAAAATGGAGCCTTCCCCATCTGCGGTCACCTGTGAGATGGAGCGCGCAATCCAGTCGAAGGTCTGTGCGAGGCCGACGCCGCCGGTGAAGATGACGGCGCCGGACCACACCCCGAGGAACAGCGACAGCACCGCCTTCCGCGTGATAATGGCGAGTGCGATGGCGAGCAACGGGGGGACGATAGAGAGGACGCCGAACTCGGACATACCTCCACCTTTCGCTCTAATGGCTTAAATGCCACTCTGGAGCGCTGACGCCGCCGGCCTGCCGCGGGCAATCCACAGCTTTATCGGTCGGCACGGCAACCGAGTGGAGACGATGGTCGTACAGCGACTGGACGCGCCCACCCCCGAGGAGTTCGTCGCCGCGGCGAAGGCGGCGTTCCGGGACGGCGCGGTGTTGACCGTACAGGCCCGCTGCGAGGTCGAGTACGAGGGCCGCACCAGCGGCTACCTCGACGAGGGCGACCGGCTGCTCGTCGCGAAGCCCGACGGAACCTTCCTCGTCCACCAGCCGACCGGCCACAAGCCCGTCAACTGGATGCCGGGCGGCGGCACCGTCGAAGCCCGCGAGAGCGACGGCGACGCGGTCCTGCTGGCGCGCCGCAGTAACCCCAGCGAGCGCGTCGAAGCCCGTATTCTGGAGGCGTACGGCGTCACGCGCTTCGAGGCCGAGGACGGCGCGACCTACGAGGAGTCCGGCACCGAGGCGGAGATGCACGAATACATCCAGAACAACCCCGAGAGCCTCGAAGACGGCCTGCGCATCGTCGAGCACGAACGCGAGACGAAGTACGGGTTCGTGGACTTCTACGCCGTCGATAGTGAGGGGGCGCCCGTGGTCGTGGAGGTCAAGCGGATTCAGGCGACGCTGAACCACTTCGACCAGCTCAAGCGCTACGTCGAACTGTACAGCGAATCGAACGGCGGCGAGGGGCGCGAGTCGACAGACGAGCGGTCCTCGATTGTGAGCGGCGACGCCGCGAACGACGTGCGCGGGATGTTGGTCGCGCCGTCCGCCTCCGAGCGCGTGCGGCGCGCGCTCCGCGACAACGACATGGAGTTCGTGGAGCTCGCGGAGTTCGGGCTGGACGCGAAGGGCGCGACGGAAGCCAAACTCAGCGACTTCTAGGCGGCGGGGAACGAGAGCACGACCTCGTTGCCGTCCTCGCGGTCGCCAAAGGAGAGGTCGCCGTCGTAGGCGTCGAGAATCCAGCGCACGAGCCAGAGGCCGACGCCGCTGCCGTGGCTGAGTTGCGTAATTTCGCGCTCGCCGGTCACCGTCTCCCGCTCGACGTCGGGAATCTCGGGGCCGTCGTCGCGAACGACGACTTCGACGCGGCCGTTCGTCTCGGTGACTTCGACGCCGACCCACGGCTCGTCGCTGTCGTTGTGCTGGATGGCGTTCTCGACGAGTTCGCGAATCGCGTCCGCGAGGTAGTCGCCGGCCACGGCCGTCGCATCGGTGGCAGTCACCTCGATGGTCGTCCCGGGATGCTCCTCGCGGAGGTCGGTGACGACGTCGGCGACGGCGCTGCCCACGTCGTAGGGAC encodes the following:
- a CDS encoding Na+/H+ antiporter NhaC family protein, whose protein sequence is MSEFGVLSIVPPLLAIALAIITRKAVLSLFLGVWSGAVIFTGGVGLAQTFDWIARSISQVTADGEGSIFHAQIIIFTLLLGSAVAMIWRLGGSHAVRDWALDHIDSKRTAGVVAWLLGLLLFFDDYANTAVVGSTMKDVSDFLGVSREKLSYIVDSTAAPVATLTISSWVAFQLSMIETGYQTAGVAAADRPDAFAVFLQSIPFNMYAILAIAMVAIVVLSCRDYGEMLGAEHRASTTGNVTREDARPMQDVEATLGEPKTENPKLLSFFAPIAVLILVTVGSALYTGYAPDASLYDMVVDADYALALIFGSFAMVVSTYVLGFAYGVLSLGESVDTTIDGFGIMLTAVTILVLAWSIGNVVDALGTGTYVANAVEQFLSPELLPVIVLFTAAFVAFSTGSSWGTMSIVTPIAVPVAWNLAGSHTMVAAAVGVVFSGAIFGDHASPISDTTVLSATFTGADLIDHVRTQLYYAVTVVAVSALLLVVWGYTRVTPWLLLPIGVGLLVALVYGLSELDANRRGIDPKQSDVPTPEND
- the trmY gene encoding tRNA (pseudouridine(54)-N(1))-methyltransferase TrmY yields the protein MRQFVVLGHHAPTDPDFSLDDLAGGAGRLDVLCRCVNAALFLSHDIRTAVQVHLVLADEVTVRIDGSELRYMNPDERNIAGLLKQALEAKDRAIGHREAESTPGIHVSKRGFRTVLDDLDGTVVELHEDGDALAAVEPPEDPIFVLSDHEDFTEEEAVFLADRSDQRVRVGPEILHADHTITVAHNYLDTDGFTEY
- a CDS encoding TIGR00725 family protein — translated: MRVSVIGASAPPDEAVENAREVGRLLAERGHTVVCGGLGGVMRAACRGAREAGGHTIGILPGEDRDAANEYVETAIATSMGHARNALVVMNGDAVIAVDGAGGTLSEIGFSSIYDRPIAGLGAPDAPHVEDVDTPADAVDYVEARVD
- the nucS gene encoding endonuclease NucS, which translates into the protein MVVQRLDAPTPEEFVAAAKAAFRDGAVLTVQARCEVEYEGRTSGYLDEGDRLLVAKPDGTFLVHQPTGHKPVNWMPGGGTVEARESDGDAVLLARRSNPSERVEARILEAYGVTRFEAEDGATYEESGTEAEMHEYIQNNPESLEDGLRIVEHERETKYGFVDFYAVDSEGAPVVVEVKRIQATLNHFDQLKRYVELYSESNGGEGRESTDERSSIVSGDAANDVRGMLVAPSASERVRRALRDNDMEFVELAEFGLDAKGATEAKLSDF
- a CDS encoding tRNA pseudouridine(54/55) synthase Pus10 gives rise to the protein MTVLEDARRVLAEDPICDACVGRCFAERSFGLTNAERGRALRTTIALADDEPYEGVDPSECWVCEGASGRFDEFADLVVDALAGQNFDTYQVGTQAPPLVEENETMLRDIADLAEDAGELFKSECNREVGKRVGRETGADVDFERPDVLAVLDVEHETVSVTVNSAFVYGRYRKLERGIPQTKWPCSDCNGTGTLVDSPCPHCEGTGFLYPESVEQLTAPPVIDAMDGESASFHGAGREDIDALMLGTGRPFVVEVQEPQERHPDPEELEEAINEYADEKVEVEGIRLASYEMVARVKELDARKRYRAQVEFGEPVTEEGFEAALLELDGATIQQETPQRVKHRRAEKVREREVYDIEGERTDDTHAVVEVEGEGGLYIKELVSSDEGRTEPSLAGVLGVDAEVTALDVVTVEGERDEFEDEEFFRE
- the rnhB gene encoding ribonuclease HII encodes the protein MSERFGVDEAGKGPVLGSMFAAAVVGSTENLPAGVADSKRLSPARREDLDERIRERCEVGVAEIPVERIDDPETDMNTLTVDAQASALDAVAADGLAGYVDAGDVDEARFGRRVAEGAAADVDVTAEHGADDEYALVAAASIVAKVARDSHVEDIASEYGDVGSGYPSDPTTRDFLREYVREHDALPACARESWQTSRDALAAAEQSGLEEF